The Lucilia cuprina isolate Lc7/37 chromosome 5, ASM2204524v1, whole genome shotgun sequence genome includes a window with the following:
- the LOC111683010 gene encoding uncharacterized protein LOC111683010, which translates to MMNKHIIVAGFLLFEIYCIKADVQELKVNDRSYLSPLENNLNKGYLPPDKKILQLSRSSHESNDFTKGNFNYKHNKPIVIDDPLPTKVDYVQPLALDFASGKYKPIYKGTLISGLFYNENEANSLNRDTSKETPLNEEVKTHKKEQLQTEATTSNSLKYKDKSREINKNSKGSLEDVIPINYYADEVTMYKLFNYDDDTTLSNSEPVVIFKPGDDISFTEDTTIIDDYEHMFPVEFIKKHLKPSTLKTTSTTTPSPSPPTDDPHSNEATKHQTTSAADSESNHTTRPGYIYDKPKITFTF; encoded by the exons ATGATG aacAAACATATTATTGTGGCTGGTTTTCTGTTGTTCGAAATTTATTGCATTAAGGCAGATGTTCAGGAGCTTAAAGTAAATGATCGCAGTTATTTGTCACCTTTGGAAAATAATCTCAACAAAGGATATTTGCCACCGgataagaaaattttgcaacTGTCGAGAAGTTCACATGAGAGTAATGACTTTACTAAAggaaatttcaattataaacataataaacCCATAGTGATCGATGATCCTCTGCCCACAAAAGTGGATTATGTTCAACCTTTGGCTTTAGATTTTGCAAGTGGTAAATATAAACCAATCTATAAAGGAACCTTAATATCTGGATTATTTTACAATGAAAATGAAGCAAACTCTTTGAATAGAGATACCTCAAAGGAGACACCTTTAAATGAAGAGGTAAAGACCCATAAGAAGGAACAATTACAGACAGAAGCAACTACCTCAAATTCCttaaaatataaagataaatcaagggaaattaataaaaatagcaaaGGATCCTTAGAAGATGTCATACCCATTAATTACTATGCTGATGAAGTAACtatgtataaattatttaattacgaTGATGATACTACTTTAAGTAACTCCGAACCGGTGGTTATTTTTAAACCAGGAGATGATATTAGTTTTACCGAAGACACTACCATTATAGATGATTATGAACATATGTTTCCTGTGGAATTTATAAAGAAACACCTAAAACCTTCTACACTAAAAACTACTTCTACCACAACTCCCTCTCCTTCTCCTCCAACAGATGATCCTCATTCAAATGAAGCAACAAAACATCAAACAACTAGTGCAGCAGATAGTGAAAGTAACCATACAACTAGACCTGGTTATATTTATGATAAACCCAAAATAACATTTacgttttaa
- the LOC124420244 gene encoding keratin, type I cytoskeletal 9-like — translation HGSAGHSSGSGFGSGSGSGYSSGSSFGSGSSHGGAGHKSGSGFGSGSGSSHGSGFGSGSGSSHGSAGHSSGSSHHGSSSGSFGSGSSLHGAAVNREYIPPAPSSHHGSSSGSFGSGSSHHGSSSGSFGSGSSHKGSSSGSFGHGSGSGSSHKGSSSGSFGSSSGSFGQGSGSSGSFGKGSGSGSSGSFGSGSFGSGSFGSSSGSFGKGSGSSGSFGKGSGSGSSGSFGSSSGSFGQGSGSFGKGSGSGSSGSFGKGSGSGSSHHGSSSGSFGSGSFGSGSGSSHHGSSSGSFGSGSSGHGSGSSHHGSSSGSFGHGSSGSHHSASAPSASYSSFDSFGSSAASTPSREYLSPASGSSSHYGAASAPSSSYSSGGSSSNYGAASAPGSSYSSGSSYDTGFSGSYGDSSNVHVSSTDGKGYDYPRPHGSFFK, via the coding sequence CACGGTAGTGCTGGTCATTCTTCTGGTAGCGGTTTCGGCTCTGGTTCCGGTTCTGGTTACTCTTCTGGCAGTAGCTTCGGTTCCGGTTCTTCTCATGGAGGTGCTGGACACAAATCTGGCAGCGGTTTCGGCTCTGGTTCCGGTTCATCTCATGGTAGCGGTTTCGGCTCTGGTTCCGGTTCATCTCACGGTAGTGCTGGTCACTCGTCCGGCAGTTCTCACCATGGTTCCTCTTCGGGATCATTCGGAAGCGGTAGCTCTCTCCATGGTGCTGCTGTTAATCGTGAATACATTCCACCCGCACCCAGCTCCCACCACGGATCCTCTTCTGGTAGCTTCGGCTCCGGCAGTTCCCACCACGGTTCCTCATCCGGTAGCTTTGGCTCTGGCAGTTCACACAAAGGTTCTTCTTCCGGTAGCTTCGGTCATGGCTCCGGCTCTGGCAGTTCTCACAAAGGTTCTTCTTCCGGTAGCTTCGGCTCCTCATCTGGTAGCTTTGGACAAGGATCCGGTAGCTCTGGTAGTTTTGGAAAGGGCTCTGGCTCCGGCAGCTCTGGTAGTTTCGGCTCTGGTAGTTTCGGCTCTGGTAGCTTCGGCTCCTCATCTGGTAGCTTTGGAAAAGGCTCCGGCAGCTCTGGTAGTTTTGGAAAGGGCTCTGGCTCCGGAAGCTCTGGTAGCTTCGGCTCCTCATCTGGTAGCTTTGGACAAGGATCTGGTAGTTTTGGAAAGGGATCTGGCTCCGGAAGCTCTGGTAGTTTTGGAAAGGGCTCTGGCTCCGGCAGCTCCCACCATGGTTCCTCATCTGGTAGCTTTGGATCTGGTAGCTTCGGCTCCGGTTCCGGCAGTTCTCACCACGGATCCTCTTCTGGAAGCTTTGGTTCCGGTAGCTCCGGTCACGGTTCCGGTAGCTCTCACCACGGTTCCTCCTCTGGTAGTTTTGGACATGGATCAAGTGGCTCTCACCACTCTGCTTCCGCCCCATCTGCCTCCTACTCATCTTTTGATTCCTTTGGCTCATCTGCTGCCTCTACTCCTTCCCGCGAATACTTATCCCCAGCTTCCGGTAGCTCCTCTCACTACGGTGCCGCTTCTGCCCCATCTTCATCTTACTCCTCCGGTGGTTCTTCATCTAACTACGGTGCTGCTTCTGCTCCTGGTTCATCTTACTCAAGCGGTTCATCTTATGACACTGGCTTCTCTGGTTCATATGGTGATTCTTCTAATGTTCATGTTTCCAGCACCGATGGCAAAGGTTATGACTATCCCCGTCCACACGGATCTTTCTTCAaatag
- the LOC111683011 gene encoding skin secretory protein xP2 produces the protein MKFFIVALVLVAGVCADVSELGYDYQQPAPAAPVQNFVPAPEQSYIPPAASAPAPVHHHPAPAPAPVHPAPAPVHHAAPAPVYHHPAPAPAPVHHAAPVETPGYHLPAPVQHHAPAPAPVHHAASAPAPVFHQPAASAPAPAHDDGYSYSQPQADQGYRYKTVRRVVYRHRA, from the exons ATG AAATTCTTCATTGTTGCTCTTGTTTTGGTGGCCGGCGTTTGCGCTGATGTTTCTGAATTAGGTTACGATTATCAACAACCTGCTCCAGCAGCTCCAGTACAAAACTTTGTTCCCGCTCCTGAACAAAGTTATATTCCTCCTGCTGCTTCTGCCCCTGCTCCCGTTCATCATCACCCAGCCCCTGCCCCCGCTCCTGTTCACCCCGCCCCTGCTCCCGTTCACCACGCTGCCCCAGCTCCCGTTTATCATCACCCCGCCCCTGCTCCAGCTCCCGTCCATCACGCCGCTCCTGTTGAAACTCCCGGTTACCATCTCCCAGCTCCAGTCCAACACCATGCTCCTGCCCCAGCTCCCGTTCATCACGCCGCTTCTGCTCCAGCTCCCGTTTTCCATCAACCCGCTGCATCTGCCCCTGCTCCAGCTCATGATGATGGTTACTCTTACTCTCAACCTCAAGCTGATCAAGGTTACAGATATAAGACTGTCCGTCGCGTTGTCTACAGACACCGTGCTTAA
- the LOC111683008 gene encoding extensin-1-like, whose protein sequence is MHIGWVSFFLALFALAYADVSHLGYDYQAPSSMAFELPQLNNNYLPPVAAKTEPLPVKMYLPPAPVAAPKKTYIPPVVVKTEPVPVTMYLPPAPIMPPKNTYIPPKPHNDYLPPVPPKKIYLPTAPAKPVQLPTVPTKAYLPPAPVAPQHTFQNSYLPPAEESAPAKRIITPPAPRLEDLVPPQPPQRHYEDSEVFTEDGYKTVRKHKY, encoded by the exons atgcaCATAGGTTGGGTTTCA TTTTTTTTGGCCTTATTTGCCTTGGCTTATGCTGACGTTTCTCATTTGGGCTACGACTACCAAGCTCCCAGCTCAATGGCCTTTGAGTTGCCACAACTCAACAACAACTATTTGCCTCCAGTGGCTGCTAAAACTGAACCTTTACCCGTTAAAATGTATTTGCCTCCCGCACCAGTGGCTGCTCCTAAGAAAACCTACATACCACCTGTAGTTGTAAAGACTGAACCAGTACCCGTAACTATGTATTTACCACCCGCTCCAATAATGCCGCCTAAGAATACCTATATTCCTCCCAAACCCCACAATGACTACTTGCCTCCAGTTCCAcccaagaaaatttatttgcctACAGCTCCTGCCAAACCTGTTCAATTACCGACCGTTCCTACAAAAGCCTACTTGCCACCAGCTCCTGTAGCACCTCAGCATACATTCCAAAACTCTTATCTCCCACCAGCTGAAGAAAGTGCTCCTGCAAAACGTATTATCACACCACCTGCACCCCGTCTTGAAGATTTAGTTCCACCACAACCTCCTCAAAGACATTATGAAGATTCTGAAGTATTTACCGAAGATGGTTACAAGACTGTTcgtaaacataaatattag